In Gordonia sp. SL306, the genomic window GTAGCCCGTCAGCAGGACGGTCGCGGCGACGATCGGGCGGACGATCGCCAGGGTGACCTGTCTCCGCCCGATCCGCTGCGTCAGTGCTCGGCGCTCACCCGCACTGCTCGCACCCGGGCCGTTCTCGCCCACACCGTTCTCACCCGCACCGATCGGATTGTCGCTCAACGGGGTTCACCAGATCCGTACGCGCTCCGACTCGTCGAGGTAGAGCTTGTCCCCCGACGAGACGTCGAAGGCTTCGTAGAAGGCGTCGATGTTGCGGATCACGCCGTTGCACCGGAACTCGGGCGGGGAATGCGGGTCGATGGACAGACGCCTGATCGCCTCGGCGTCGCGGGTCTTGGTGCGCCAGATCTGGGCCCAGCTGTAGAAGACCCGCTGCACTCCGGAGAGTCCGTCGATCTCCGGGGGAGTGATGCCCGCCGTCGCGAGTCGGTACGCGACGAGTGCGATTGACAGGCCTCCGAGGTCGCCGATGTTCTCGCCGATGGTGAACTCGCCGTTGACCTTGTACTCCTCGTCGAGGCCGTCCGGTGTGAACTCGCTGTACTGCTCGATGAGTTTGCGTGTGCGCGCGGAGAATTCGGTCCGGTCGTCGTCGGTCCACCAATCGACGAGATTGCCGTCACCGTCGTATTTCGCACCCTGGTCGTCGAATCCGTGCCCGATCTCGTGGCCGATGACGGCCCCGATCCCGCCGTAGTTGGCTGCGGCGTCGGCATCGGGGTCGAAGAACGGCGGCTGGAGGATCGCGGCCGGGAACACGATCTCGTTCATCCCCGGGTTGTAGTACGCGTTCACGGTCTGCGGCGTCATGAACCACTCGTCGTGATCCACCGGTTGGCCGATCTTGGCGAACTCGCGATCCTGCTCGAATGAGGAAGCGCGGGCGATATTTCCGATCAGGTCGCCGCGGTCGACAGCGAGTGCGCCGTAGTCGCGCCAGTGGGCGGGGAAGCCGATCTTGGGGGTGAACTTGCCCAGCTTGGCGAGCGCCTTCTCCCGGGTCGCGGGCGTCATCCACTCCAGATCGGAGATGTTGCGGCGGTAGGCCGCCACCAGATTGTCGATGAGCTCGTCCATCTGGGCCTTGGCTTCGGGGCCGAAGTGCTTGTCGACGTACAGCTTTCCGACGGCGAAGCCCATCGCGTCCTCGACGAAGCCGACTCCGCGCTTCCACCGGTCGCGGATCGACTCGGCGCCGGTGAGGGTGCGGCCGTAGAAGTCGAAGTTCTCGTCGACGAACTCCGAGGACAGGTAGCCCGCGGCGGACCTCAGCAGGCGCCACGTCAACCAGGTCTTCCAGTCTTCGAGCGGCCGCGACGCGATCAACTCCGCTGCGCCGGTGATGAAGGACGGCTGCCCGACGACGACCTCGCCGAACGTTGCGTCGCCGGTCGTGCCCAGCCCGCCGAGCCACGAGTCGACATCGAATGCACCTGCGGCGCCGGTGAAATCGGCCAGGGTCATCAGGTTGTAGGTGAGGTCGGCGTCGCGGCGACGGACCACGTCCCAGTGCTCGGCCGCCACGGCGGTCTCGAGGTCGAGAATGGTCTGCGCTCGGGCGTCGGCATCGTCGTAACCGGCGAGCGCGAACATCCGGCCGACGTGCGCCACGTAGGCGTCCCGGGTCTCGGCGTGCTTGTCCTCGCGGTAATAGGACTCGTCGGGCAGTCCGAGACCGGACTGGACGATGTGCACGAGGTAGCGGTCGGATTGTTTGGCGTCGGTGTCGACGTAGAAGCCGAAGAGTCCGCCGACGCCATGCCGCTGGAGACGGCCGATACGGGTGCTCAACTCGTCGGTCGAACTGATCGCGGCGATCTTCTCGAGCTCGCCGCGGATCGGACCGATCCCGAGGGCGTCGATGTGGTCGGTGTCCATGAACGACGCGTAGAGATCACCGATCTTCTGGGCGTCGGTGCCGCTCTCGGGGTCGGAACCGGCACAAGCGGTGATGATGTCGCGCACGTTCTCCTCGGCGCGATCGCGCAGGACGTGGAAGGCGCCGTCCACCGAGCGGTCGTCGGGGATCACGTGGCTCTGCAGCCATTGGCCGTTGACGTGGGTGAACAGGTCGTCCTGCACGCGGACGTCGGTGTCGACCCAGCTGAGATCGATACCGGAAACGGGCGTGGTGTCTGTCTGTGAAGCGGTCACCCGTCCATCCTGGCATTGCATCCGCGATTCGTCAGCCGGCTCTGCTCGTGGCGCAATCGCTCTACCGTGGGTGTCATGACCGGAACAGCGGACGTGAGCACATATGACGTCGTCGTGATCGGCGGCGGACCGGTGGGCGAGAATGCCGCCGAGTATGCGATCAAGGGCAGCTCCCGAACGGCGGCGATCATCGAGCACGAGCTCGTCGGCGGTGAGTGTTCGTATTGGGCGTGCATGCCGAGCAAGGGGCTGCTGGGTCCGGGCGCCGCGTTGGCCGCAGCGTCCGGGCTGCCGGGTGCGCGCGAGCAGTTGACCCAACCCGCTCCCGACGTGGATGCCGTTCTGCGCTGGCGCGACACCATCACTCATCAGCGCGACGACAGCTCGCAGGTCGACTGGGCATCCGGCGCGGGCATCGACGTGATCCGCGGGCACGGTCGGATCGTCGGCGAGCGGGAGGTCGCTGTGGGTAACCGGGGCGAGCGAAGCGACGGGGAACGTAACCTGCGGGTCGTCGCACGGGAGGCGGTGGTCATCGCGACGGGGAGCACGGCGTCGGTGCCGCCGATCCCGGGATTGCGTGAGGCGCGGCCGTGGACGTCGCGGGACGCGACCAATCTGGTCGACGTCCCGCAACGGATGGTGGTACTCGGTGGCGGGGTGGTCGCGTGCGAGGCCGTCACCTGGCTGCTCGACCTCGGGGTCCGGGACCTGACGATGGTGATCCGCGGCGACCGTGTGCTGCCCAAGGCGGAACCGTTCGTCGGTGAGCAGGTGGCGGCGGGACTCGTTCGGCGCGGCGTCGACGTCCGGTTCGGTGCACAGATCTCGGCCGTCGAACGGCCCGACGTCGCGGACACCGGTTACGGGCACATCCACGGCGGCCCGGCGCGGGTGACGGTGGACGAGGGCGGCGGCAGCTCGGTGCTCGAGGTCGACGAGATCCTGGTGGCCGCCGGAAGGGCCCCGGCGACAGGCGATCTGGGTCTCGATGTGCTGGGCCTCCAGGATTCCGCGCAAGCGAAGCGACCGGAGTTCAGCGGCCCGCTGCGGGTCGACGACCACATGACCGTTCCCGGCCACCTGTGGCTCTACGCGGTCGGCGACGTCAACGGGCGGGTCGCGTTGACGCACATGGGCAAATACCAGGGCCGGGTGGCCGGCGACGTGATCGTCGCGCGGGCGCAGGGACGGCCGCTCGACGGCTCACGGTTCTCCGCCTCGGCCGACCGCGACGCCATCCCGCAGGTGGTGTTCACCCGGCCCGAGATGGCATCGGTCGGCAGGACCGAGGCACAGGCCCGTGAGGACGGCGTCGACGTGGCGATCGCGGAGGCGGACATCGCGGTCGCCGGTTCCTACCTCGTCTCGCCCGACTATGCCGGTCACGCGAAGTTCGTCATCGATCGGTCGCGCGACGTCCTGGTCGGTGCCACGTTCGTCGGCGCGGACACCGCCGAACTCGTCCATTCGGCGACCGTCGCGGTGGTCGGCGAGGTGACCATCGACCGGCTGTGGCATGCGGTGCCGTCGTATCCGACCGTCAGCGAGGTGTGGCTCCGCCTGCTCGAACAACTGCACTGATCACCCAGGACAGGGCGACTGGTCTGACCACTTGACCACTTGACCGCAGGCTCGTACCGTGAGGCGCATGCCGTTCGAGCCGATCGCACCGCGCAGCGTGCCCGAGGATGTGTACGAGCAGATCGTCGAGGGCGTGCTGTCGGGAGACCTCCGGGCAGGCGAGACGCTGCCCAGTGAACGAGAACTCGCCAAGGTGCTCGGGGTGTCGAGGCCCGCGGTCCGGGAAGCACTGCGCCGGGTCGCGGGCGCCGGACTCGTGTCGATCAGGCAGGGGCAGGGCACCCGTGTGCTCGATCCGGTTGCGGCCGGCGGACTCGATCTGCTGCCGCGACTTCTGGTGCGGAACGGGCAGTTGGTCCCCGGGGTGGTGCGGTCGATCGTCGAGGCTCGGGCCCTGATCGGGCCGAAGGTGGCCGAACTCGCCGCGCAGCGGGCCGGCGACGACGAGGTCGAGGCCCTCCGGGCCTGCGTCGAGGAGCTCGCGGCCGAGTCCGACCCGGTGGCCCAACAGGTTGTCGCGCTGGAGTTCTGGAGCCGCGTCATCGACGCGTCGGATTCGATCACGTTCCGCCTGATGTACAACTCGCTACGAGCCGCCTACGAGCCGGCGCTGCCCGCACTCGCGGCGGTGCTCGAACCCGAGGTCGGCAACGTCACGGGCTATCGAGCCGTGGTCGACGCGATCGCCGGGCGCCGGTCGTCGGACGCCGACGTCGCGGCCCGCGCGTTGCTCGCGCCGGCGACCGCGGCGCTCCTCGAACTGTGCGAGGCGCTTGTCGAGTCGTCGGGCACCTCGGACACGCAGCCATGAATCCATCGGGAAGTACAGGGAAACCGCAGATGTCGGATTCGGTCGAGGAGACCGCTGCCGTCGGGGTGCGGGCGCGTCGCCGCGTCGATGCCGACGAGAAACGGTTACGGACGAGTCGCCGGAACGTCACATTACGGTCGGCCTTCGGTGAATTCGTGCGGCATCCGTCGCCGTGGATGATCGCCGGACTACTCGTCGGCGCGGTGGTCGCCCGGGTGTGGGTCGGCGGGTGGGGGCCGGCGGACCTGCTGGTGCCGGTCGTGATGCTCGCGGTGTTCCCGGTGGCCGAGTGGCTGATCCACGTCTTCATCCTGCACTGGCGTCCCAGACGGCTCGGGCCCGTGACGCTCGACACCCTGCTGGCGCGCAAACACCGTGAGCACCACAATGATCCGCGCGACATCCCGCTGATCTTCATTCCCTGGCGGGCCCTGATCCCGGTGCTGATCGCGGCGCTCGCGGTCGCGTTCCTCGGATTCCGTGGCGTCGAGCGGGGACTGACCTTCCTCGTCGTCCTCGGGGCGCTCGGCATCGTCTACGAATGGACGCATTATCTGATCCACACGGACTACCGGCCGCGCTCGCGTCTGTACCGGGCCACGTGGCGCAATCACCGCTTCCATCACTACCGCAACGAGCACTACTGGTTCACCGTCACGACCTCCGGTACGGCCGATCGCCTGCTGCGCACCTATCCGGACCCGGAGTCGGTGCCGAAATCGCCGACCGCAAAGAATCTGCACGGACGTGACACCGTGCCGTAGGGCAGGCTCGGTTGCTCTCGACGGAAATGCTGTTGCCGTCGGTGGGAATTCGGTTGCTGTCGGCGGGTCAGGACATCAGGTCGCGCAGGTCGCGATCCATCGACCAGATGAGGACTTCGGCGTCGGTGCGCGCTGTCAGCGGCTCACCACCGAGGTCGCCTGCGCGGACCGCGTCGCCTTCATCGAGGCGGGTGCCTGCGAGGTCGAGGGTGCCGCGGGTGACGAAGAGGTGGGTGTGCCGTGCTGCGGGCAGGTCGACCGACGACCCGGCCGCGAAACGGGCGGCGTAGAGGGTGGCCGACCGGTTGGCGATCCGGATGGCCGAATCGCGGGCGGGGTCGCCCGATGCGATCGCCACCAGACGGCCCGGCGTGAGCTCGTCGTCGACGTCACGCTGGTCGTAGGAGGGAGCGAGACCCGGCTCGTCGGGCATCACCCACATCTGCACGTAACGGACGGGCGCCACACCGGCCTGCGCGCGGTGTGCCCAACGGTCGTTGCGTTCGGAGTGCTCGATCCCGGTTCCGGCGCTCATCCGTTGTGCCAGTCCGGGATAGACGATTCCGGAGTGGCCCTGCGAGTCCTGGTGAACCAGTGAACCGGACGTGACCCACGTGACGATTTCAGACTCGCGGTGCGGGTGTGTAACGAAGCCTTCACCCGGGGCGACGATTTCATCGTTATTCACCAACAGGACACCGAAATGGGTGTTGGATGGGTCGTAGTGATCGCCGAAGGAGAAAGCATGGCGGGACGTGAGCCACTCGGTCGTCGTTACCGCACGGTCTCCGGCCGGAATCACTCGAAAGTCCATGCCACATTATGGGCCGACTCCGCTCCGGCGACGCCGTCGTCTATGGCCCCCGTCACGTCGTCAGAACTCCGAGACCCGATCGTGACCGCTCGGATCCCCGAATGGAAGCTGGCGGCATCGAAATCCAGTGTGACAAGAGTGAAAATTGAGACTATGAAGATCTGGGCGAAGCGTGCGCCGAAGATGGCCTGCGCAGCGGCAACCTGCAGCGTCGCCGTCGTCGTGCTCAGCGCATGTGGCATCGGCGGCGGGGACGACGACGGTGTGGCCGGTGCGGCCAGACAGTTCGCGGCCGCGATGGAACGGCAGGACGCCGGTGGCGCTGCCGGGTTCACCACTGCGCCGGGACAGGCAGGGGAGGCGCTGACACAGACGCTGCAGGCGATGAACGCCGAGCACGTCGACGTGAACGTGGTGAAACCCGTGGAGTACAGCGACGGGACCGCGTCCTTCTCCTTGAAGACGACGTGGCGATGGGCCAAGGACCGCACCTTCGTGACGACCAGCTCGGGCACTGCGCGGCACCTGTCCACCGGGTGGAAACTCACCTGGGAACCGTCGATCATCTATCCCGGGCTGCCCTATGGCGGTCAGCTGCGCGAGATCCGCACCGATGCGACTCCGGCCCCGACGGTCCGCAGCCAGTCGGGCAAGACCTTCATGTACCTCCAGCCGGTCAACGAGATCATTCTCGATCCGAACCGGACCAAGGACGTCAACCAGTCCGCGCGTGCGTTGGCCCGGACCCTCGCGCCCATCGCGCCGCTGGTGACGACCCAGGTGATCTCGGAGAAGCTCGCCCAGTCCCAGGGCAAACCGGTCACCGCGGTCACGCTGCGTGACCCCGACATGCAGGTCATGACCTCCGACCCCGCCAACGTTGCGGGCGTGACCGTCCGCAAGGCCGGCAAACTGGTGATGGCCGACCGTCGGCTGTCGTCGCCGCTGGAGCCCGGTCTCGCCAATTACTGGCAGGCGATCCGCGACGCCACCGCCGGGTGGCAGGTCCAGATGGTCGGTCCGGGCATCAAGCCCCGCAAGCTGGCAGGCGAACAGGGCCCGGCGGGACCGAGCGTGGACACCACCATCGACCAGAACCTGCAGCTCACCCTGGGTGATGCGGCCGTAGAGGTCGGGCAGCCCGCCACCATCATGGCCCTCGACGCCGGCAGCGGGGCGATCCTCGGTATGGCCCAGAACAGCTACGCCGTCGAACGGGGCATCAACGCCGATTCGGTCCATCCGGTGGGGAGCACGCTGAATCCCGTGCTTGGCGAGGTCGATCGGACGGCAACGGCCAACCAGGAATCCAACGACGCCATCATGGATCGGCTGGGTCTCGGTGTGCAGTTCACCGTCCCCGGTGCCAGCGCGCCGACGGCCGATCAGCCGGGTGTGACCACGGTGGACTTCCGCCCGGGTGACCTGAACGCCTCGATCATGAACATGGGCGCACTGGGCGTCGCGCTGGCGCGCAGCTCGATGGGCCAGATGAGCTCGGTGCCGCCGTTTGTGATCAAGGGTGCACCGACCAACATCGTCGGCGGCAAACTCGGCGAACTCGACGCCGCGACGACGGCACCGATCCTGCAGGCGATGGCGACCACCGCCAAGACCGGCGACGCCAGCGACCTGACCGGGGCGCCCGGTCTGCGGGCACTCGTGGGCACCAATGGCCCGCAGGGGCCGGGCTGGTTCCTCGGACTGCAGGGCGGCAAGGTTCTCGTGATCTACTGCGAGGGCGACAAGTCGGGTACGGCTGCGCTGCAGGTCGCGCAGAAGTACTTCCGGATCAGGTAGTCCGGCGCCGGGCGACGAACCCGGCGGCCGCACGCCATCCGATGAGGAAGACGCCGAGCGAGATGGTGGCGACGATGATGAAGCTGACCGCGACTCCCTGGTGGAGCAGGTAGCGCAGGATCATGCCGACCACGACGGTGCAGAACCAGATGACCACGCCCGCGGGGACGATCTGCTCGGGTCGGAAGTCGTGGCCGAACCAGTCGCTCGACCGGACGTGGGAGAACACGTAGGCGATCGACCAGCCGGCGGCCGCGCCGACCGCGAACGGCCACAGCGTCTGGAGAATCCCGACGACCGCGAGACCTTCCTCGTGGCTGGACCGCCCGATGAGAACGAACACGGTCACCGCGACGAGGTCGATCACTGCGGTCGCCGGCATGGGCAGCGACCGGTGCGACGTCGGGGCGGTGTCCGCGGCGACAGGCGTGGACCTCGACATGGTTGTCACGGTAGCGGGTCGTCGGGTCTGCGGGAACTCTCCCCGCCCGCGTCGGGCTCTGTCGTCTGATCCGGCATACCGTCGTCGATGTCGCGTTCCAGCTCCTCCTCGAGCGTCTCGCCCTTGCGGAAGCTGTTGCGGAACATCACCAGCACCACGACCCAGCCGATCGCCGCGACCAGTACGTAGCTGATCAGCCGGTAGACCAGGACCGCGGTGATGGCGTCGGCGGCCGGCATCCCCGCGCTGGTCAGGGCAGGCACCAGGACGGCGTCGACCACGCCGATCCCGCCGGGCAGGAGTGGTATCGCGGTGCCCACAGCCTTACCGGCCGCGTAGGCGACCATCAGTCCTGCGATGCCCGGATGGGCACCGACCGCCCAACAGGCGAACGCCAGACAGGCGACGTCGGCGACCCAGTTGAACATGCTCCAGGCAAACGAGATCGTCAGATCGCGCCGGGACAGCTGGACGGCGCGCAGCTGCTCGAGGACTTCGACGACCCGCTCGTGTCCGTGGTGCTTCGGCTTGTTGCGGATCTGGTTCAGCCAGTCGAGGATGCGCAGGAGCGTGCTCTGCAGCGACTCGGGGTGGCTGGCGAGGTACTGGAACACCACGACCACCGCGATGAACCCGACGACGGAGAAGAACACGGAGAACGGACTGGTCTTGGCACCGGCGAGGAGTGCACCGCCGAAGCCGAGCACCGCGAGCCCGACACCGGCCAGCAGACCCGACATCACGACCTGCCAGGACGCGACCACGGGGGAGGCACCCCATTTGCGGGTCTCCCGGTACACGAACGCGGGTGACAGCACGGGCCCGCCCGGCATGGTCTGGCTCACCGAATTGGAGGCCAGGACCACCGACAGAGACTGCCACTGGGTGACCCGGACACCCGCGGATCGCAGCAGCGCGCGCTGTACCTGGGCGAAGCTGTCCATCGAGAGGAGCGCGGCGACGATACTCGCCAGGATCCACACCCAGTCGAGGTCGCCGATCCGGTGCCACGCCTCTTCCAGGCTGGGCGAGATCAGTACCACCTCGACGGCCAGGACAGCCACCACGACGGCCAGCAACACCCACCGCAGCCACCAGAAACGCCGACGGGGCGCGACGCGCCCCGCTTCTGGTCTGTCGGTCGACATAGCCCACACCATATCCACAGCTAGGCTGGCAGCTGTGAGCGATGCCGACACCGCCGGCCGCGCGCGGGATGATGATGCCCGCGACCGAGGCGCCCAGGTCCGTGCCGACGGTGATGGTGAAAGCCGCCCCGGGAGCCCCCTGAACGTGGCCCTCGTCGATCGCGAGAAGGTCCATCCGCTGGTTCGGGCCGGTGCCGAATGGGGCTGGCGACTGCTGGTGATCGCGGCCGTGGTCTACGTGCTGCTGATGGCCTTCCAGGAGTTCGAGGAAGTGCTGGTGCCGGTGGCCCTGGCGATTCTCGGCGCGGCCATGCTGGTGCCGGTGGTGGACTGGCTCGATCGTCACCGCGTGCCCCGGTCACTCGCGGTGCTGATCACGATCGTCGTGGCGCTGGGTCTGCTCAGCCTGGTGATGACATTCGTGGTGCAGGAGTTCATCCGCGGCTTTCCCGAACTGACCAAGCAGATCACCGTCACCATCGACCGCTCGCGCGACTGGCTGGTCGACGGCCCGCTGAAGGTCGACGACGACCAGGTCAGCAACATCGGCAACGACATCACCGATTTCCTGCAGCACAACCAGGACAAGGTCACCAGCGGTGCCCTCGCGACCGCCACCACGGCCACCGAGATCGTCACCGGCGCGTTGCTCACGGTGTTCCTGCTGATCTTCTTCCTCTACGGCGGCGGACAGATCTGGACGTTCGTCACCAAGCTCGTGCCGCACGGGACCCGTGGTCGGGTGCGCGCCGCGGGCACCGCCGGGTTCGGCACGCTCGTCGGTTATGTGCGCGCGACGGTGGCGGTGGCGTTCGTCGACGCCCTGGGCATCGGCGTCGGCCTGGCGATTCTCGGTGTCCCGCTGGCGCTTCCGCTGGCGTCGCTGGTCTTCCTCGGGGCCTTCATCCCGATCGTCGGCGCGCTGGTGACCGGCACTCTGGCGGTGGTGGTCGCCCTGGTCACCCAGGGCTGGATCGCGGCGGTCATCTCCCTGGCCATCGTGGTCGGGGTGATGCAGGTGGAGAGTCATGTGCTGCAGCCGTTCCTGCTCGGCCGGTCGGTGCGGCTTCATCCGGTTGCCGTGGTGCTCGCCATCGCGGCCGGGATCGTCTCCGCGGGCATCGTGGGAGGTCTGCTCGCGGTGCCGCTGATCGCGTTCGGCAACACCGCGGTCCGGCATCTGGCCGGCAGCGCGGCGCGGGCACGCGAGCACGACGATGGCGCCACCGGCCGGCTCTACACCGCCGAGCCCGACGAGCCGAAGTGGGATCGCCGGGCCGCCGTCGACGAGGCGGAGTCGGGGGAGGATGACCGGCAGGATCCGTCAGGGCGGTCGGACACGACCGACGAGGTGCCGTCCACGGAGCAGACGCCCCGCGACGACGAGTGAGACGCAGGTGATCTCCCGTCGCGTGACCGAACCGCGTGACCCCGGCCGGGCGCGCCGGCTCGCCATGGAGGCCGACACCGACCCGGTTGGCCCGTTGTGGCGCGCCGCGCAGCTGTTCCGGTTCCTCTCTTACCTCTACGCCCTCGGATTCCAGATCGCCGTCAACGACGACCTCCTCCACGACGATGTGGCATGGGCGCTGTTCGGTGTGCTCTCGGCCTGGACGCTCGTCGTCGGCATCGCCTATTACGCGGGCTTCGGCCGCACTCCGTACTGGGTGGGGGCCGAGGTCGCGGTGGCCTGCGGTCTGATGCTCACCACGTCGTACGTGGCCGAGACGTCGTGGGCGCTGAACAATCAGACCTGGCCGACCACGCTGTGGGCGGTCAACGCGGTCATCTCGGTTGCGCTGCTCGCCGGGCCGATCTGGGGCATGGTGTCGGGTCTGCTGGTCGGCGGCACCAGTGCATTCGTGAAGGGCGCATTCGACCTGAACCTCGGTCGCAACGCGACGATCATCATCATCGTGGCCACCGGTATGGCGGTCGGGCTCGCAGCCGTGATCGCGCGGCGCGCCCACGCCGTCCTGGTCCGGGCGGCCGGGATCGCCGCGGCCACCGAAGAGCGCGAGCGGCTGTCGCGCGAAGTGCACGACGGGGTGCTGCAGGTACTCGCGCTGATCGCGAAACGCGGCCGGGAGATCGGCGGTCCCACCACCGAACTCGCCGAGCTGGCGGGTGAGCAGGAGCGGGCGTTGCGGACATTGGTCTCCGACGCCGGACGGATCGGCATCTCAGACACCGGTGTCTCACGCACCGGCACCGACCGCGCGGTGGCCGACCTCGGGGTGATCCTGCGTGGGTTGGCTGCCGAGCGGGTGTCGGTCAGCGCGCCCGCGACACCGGTGGTGATCGATACCGTTGTCGCCGAGGAGATCCGGGCTGCGGTACGGAACATGCTCGACAATGTCAGCCATCATGCCGGCGCGGGCGCGCAGGCCTTCGTGCTGCTCGAGGATCTCGGTGATCGCGTGGTGGTGAGTGTGCGCGACGACGGGGTCGGGATTCCGGCCGGCCGCGTCGAGGAGGCGAAAAGTCAGGGTCGCATGGGTATCTCGACGTCGATCATCGGCCGCGTGGAGGCGCTCGGCGGGACGGCGATACTCGATTCCGGACCCGGCGCCGGCACAGAATGGGAACTGACGATTCCGGTCGAGCGGGAGGCCTGATGGCGAGCACGGACAGTACGGCCGACGACGCACGGACCGTTGCGTCGGACGCAGGGGCCGCCCGCACGGTCCGGGTGATGGTGGTCGACGACCATCCGATCTGGCGCGACGGCGTGGCCCGGGACCTCGCCGACGAGGGCTTCGAGGTGGTCGCGACCGCCGACGGCGTCGGCAGCGCCCGGCGTCGGGCCGGCGCCGTGACGCCCGACGTCGTACTGATGGACATGCAGTTGCCGGACGGGACCGGCGCGGATGCGACGACGGCCGTGCTCGAGGTGTCGCCGTCGTCACGGGTGCTGGTGCTGTCGGCCTCCGATGAGCGCGACGACGTCCTGGAGGCCGTCAAGGCCGGGGCGAGTGGATATCTCGTGAAGTCGTCGTCGAAGGCGGAGTTGGTCGCCGCGGTGCGCGCGATCGCCGACGGTCAGGCGGTGTTCACGCCGGGACTCGCGGGCCTGATCCTGGGTGAG contains:
- a CDS encoding lysylphosphatidylglycerol synthase transmembrane domain-containing protein; this translates as MSTDRPEAGRVAPRRRFWWLRWVLLAVVVAVLAVEVVLISPSLEEAWHRIGDLDWVWILASIVAALLSMDSFAQVQRALLRSAGVRVTQWQSLSVVLASNSVSQTMPGGPVLSPAFVYRETRKWGASPVVASWQVVMSGLLAGVGLAVLGFGGALLAGAKTSPFSVFFSVVGFIAVVVVFQYLASHPESLQSTLLRILDWLNQIRNKPKHHGHERVVEVLEQLRAVQLSRRDLTISFAWSMFNWVADVACLAFACWAVGAHPGIAGLMVAYAAGKAVGTAIPLLPGGIGVVDAVLVPALTSAGMPAADAITAVLVYRLISYVLVAAIGWVVVLVMFRNSFRKGETLEEELERDIDDGMPDQTTEPDAGGESSRRPDDPLP
- a CDS encoding AI-2E family transporter, yielding MNVALVDREKVHPLVRAGAEWGWRLLVIAAVVYVLLMAFQEFEEVLVPVALAILGAAMLVPVVDWLDRHRVPRSLAVLITIVVALGLLSLVMTFVVQEFIRGFPELTKQITVTIDRSRDWLVDGPLKVDDDQVSNIGNDITDFLQHNQDKVTSGALATATTATEIVTGALLTVFLLIFFLYGGGQIWTFVTKLVPHGTRGRVRAAGTAGFGTLVGYVRATVAVAFVDALGIGVGLAILGVPLALPLASLVFLGAFIPIVGALVTGTLAVVVALVTQGWIAAVISLAIVVGVMQVESHVLQPFLLGRSVRLHPVAVVLAIAAGIVSAGIVGGLLAVPLIAFGNTAVRHLAGSAARAREHDDGATGRLYTAEPDEPKWDRRAAVDEAESGEDDRQDPSGRSDTTDEVPSTEQTPRDDE
- the macS gene encoding MacS family sensor histidine kinase: MEADTDPVGPLWRAAQLFRFLSYLYALGFQIAVNDDLLHDDVAWALFGVLSAWTLVVGIAYYAGFGRTPYWVGAEVAVACGLMLTTSYVAETSWALNNQTWPTTLWAVNAVISVALLAGPIWGMVSGLLVGGTSAFVKGAFDLNLGRNATIIIIVATGMAVGLAAVIARRAHAVLVRAAGIAAATEERERLSREVHDGVLQVLALIAKRGREIGGPTTELAELAGEQERALRTLVSDAGRIGISDTGVSRTGTDRAVADLGVILRGLAAERVSVSAPATPVVIDTVVAEEIRAAVRNMLDNVSHHAGAGAQAFVLLEDLGDRVVVSVRDDGVGIPAGRVEEAKSQGRMGISTSIIGRVEALGGTAILDSGPGAGTEWELTIPVEREA
- a CDS encoding response regulator — protein: MVVDDHPIWRDGVARDLADEGFEVVATADGVGSARRRAGAVTPDVVLMDMQLPDGTGADATTAVLEVSPSSRVLVLSASDERDDVLEAVKAGASGYLVKSSSKAELVAAVRAIADGQAVFTPGLAGLILGEYRRMSAEPDPGHLRPSLTDRETEVLRHVAKGLSAKQIATRLSLSHRTVENHVQATLRKLQLGNRVELTRYAIEHGLDE